The Muribaculum intestinale genome includes the window CGCGTAGAAGAATAATTCGCCGATTACGCTCATTTCCAGGCCTTTGCCTACAAGGTCGTCAATATATCTCCATAGGAACTGCATCAATACGATAAAGAGGCATATCAGAAAGGTCATGACAAACAGCGGCAGAAAGCTCTGTAGCATGAATAGATATAGTCGCTTTATACGTAGCATATCAGATGTTGGTGGATGTTTAAATCGGTTAAATCAAGTGACAAATTTAAGCAATTCCGATTAACTGAGCAAATCGAAAGGGAAAAGCAATATTATTAAGGAGCAATGATGGACTCTGGCGATGTGTTGATGTTTCATATAATGAGAAATGGGGATGATTGGATTCTTAAATAATAAATCCGGTCATCCCCAATGATGTCGTAGTGTGGCAATTATGTCGCAGGGTTATTGTAGCCTATAGCCTTTATTGTTGATTTTAAGCGAAGCATACATGATTGTGGCCAGAGCGATGAAAAGGCCGATACTGCCAGTAAGCAATGCGTAGGTCTCAAGGCATAAAAGCACATATATGAATGTGTAGATTATACTAAGTACTATCCCGATTGTGATAGATACGCGCCTTGACTGTACGACGCCGAGCATGTAGATGCTTATTAGTCCGATTGTCATTATTGCAGCAATCAGATAACTGAGTCCGAACTGCATATGCTCTGACAGCGATAGCAACAGGGAATAGAATAGTATGAGAGCGAGTCCGATGAGAAGGTACTGGAACATATTGATTGGGTGCTTCACTATTATTTCTGCAAAAAGTACGGAAATGAAGGTGAGCAGCACTACGATTATAGCATATTTCATGGCACGTGATGTCTTCTGATATCGATCTACGGGAACGAGCATGTTGGTGACTACGGCCGAACGTGATATCTTATATGGTTTATCGCCTATAAATGACTGGGGATAGTCTCGGTTGATAGAGTTGACAATCCATTTGGCAGAGAAACTGTCGGCCTCAATGTTGCGTTCGGTAGGGATTACCATTCCTGAGAAGGATGGCGACTTGCATATTCCTGCCATTGAAATCGTGCTTTCGGCTCCGATAGGAGTCACTCCTAACGATTGCGATCCTCTGATATGCATGATAATAGAATAGGGAATGGTGGCCGATGCGGTGGAATCGATGGAAATCGATGCTTGCATGCATCCTGATGTCGATGAGGTGTAATCATCGATGTCGACTACTTCTACTTCGTATTCTGTTTGAGAAAATTTGGTATAATCCGTATTATTGTTGAAGGTCACATTTACATATACATCCTCGTCTGATGTGCCGTCGAGGGTATACTCTGTCTGCCCTATCTTAATGGGGTTGATTGTTTCCACACCTTTAAGGTCACCGATGCCGACGGTCACATACGCTTTGCTGAAAAGCATTCTGTCGACGGGGATTCCTGTGGTTTTCAGGGCATGCATGTCAAACTCGCCATTCAGAGTTACGTCGGCGTTATATACGGTAGTTTCGTATATACTGCGGCTGAGTGTCTGGGATTTTATGTCGGCGCATGCGTTAAGTGTCGCGGGCAACAGTCGGATTGTTCCGCCGATGGAGTCTTTATTCCTGTTGTTTTTAGTAATGTATGGTATGGAAATTATCGGGCCTGACAGTAGCTGAGGGCCACTCCATGATTTTGAGATTTCCTGTGTCGTCTCTTTTTGCCGGTCAGCTCTCTCGTCATTGAGCGAATAGATAATCATATCGGGGATGAGGAGCAGGAGAGACAGCAATACGATAAATAGAATCTTGAGGCTTATAGATTGGCGAGGTGCCGTTCCGGTATGCGCGGGAACAAATTGAGGCGGAATCGAAGTGGAGGAAGGGTGGTGTGGCGGCCGGGGGATAGGTGGAGGAGTGCCGCCCGGAGGTGGATTCTGATTCATGTTTTCCGGATTTATGGGTTAATTTATTTGTCATTTGGATATGAGCGGTATTGTCGTGGAGATACTCCGGTGAGGTGTTTGAAATATTTTCCAAAGAATGACTGGTTGGCAAAATTAAGGCGGGTGCTGATTTCTTGTATCGTCATTCCTGTGTTGCGAAGCAATTTCTTTGCTTCCATTACCACATATGAATCAATCCAGTCTCCGGCAGTGCGTCCGCTTGCCTCTTTTATCATGGCCGACAGATGTTTGGGACTTACAAAAAGTCGTTCGGCGTAATATGCTACGGAACGTTCGGCGTGGAAATTCTCCTCTACAAGCTGAATGAAGCCGAATAACAGGGCGTCTTTGCGTCTCATTGAGCTTGGCGTGCGGTCTCCCATGTGTGATGAGTAGAGGCTCAGTGTCTCAAAGAACAGAGCTTCAAGCAGCGAACGTACTATATCGGTGCGAAATCCGTTGTTTGTGATGCCGTATGCCCGTCGTTGAATAAGATTTCGGATTTCAATCTGCTGAGCTACATCGGAGGATGTCAGGCTGATTACGGGGTGGTCATGGAAATGGGTGAGAGAGGGAAGTATCTGCGTGAGACCCGGTATTGTTTCTCCGAAAAACCGGGTGGATACCATTATGGCATGTCCGCTGAAGTCAGGCGATGGTGTGTAGCTGTGAAATACGTGTCCGGGGCGCATTACAATCAGCGAATTGGCTGTAAGGGTGTGGCTCCGGTTGTCATAGTTGATTGTAAGGCTTCCATGCTCGCAAAGTATGGACAGGAAAAAATCAATTCTCAAAGGAAATCGAAGTCCCTTGATTTTTGATACATCGCTGAAAATTGCGATATTGTCGATATTCCCGGCAATTGGAGAACCTGCGGGAATGTGGTCGATTGTCTTAATCTCCATAGGCCGAAGTTGTGATGAAGAGATGTTGATGCAGGTGAAATCCGAGGTACGTATAAAAATACAATACTTTTGCTCATTGCAAAAATATGCAATCTTTGCGATATATTGCAAAATCAATCCTTAATGAATGTTATTGGAGCGTTTTTTCATGATGTACTTCGGCGTATCCTATATTTATGCAGCGGTTGTGTCGGTTGAAAAAAAGATGTAACTTAGGGGTGGAAAAAGATATTCGACATGCATGCTTATATTACGATATATGTATTTTTTTTAATGGCTCTGTCCGCTGTCTCCTGTAAGCCGGAGCATAGTCGTGGCTTTGCTTATGATTCAAGTTCTGATTATGAGAGACTGTTGGTGCGACTAGACAAGGAACTCGTAAATCGTGATGCGTATGTAAGCGCGCGTAATGCTCGAATTGATTCTTTAAGAATGGTTAGAGAGACTGCATCATCGGGCGACAGTCTGATGCTTACTGTTGAAATCGCAAATTTGTATAGAGGATTCCTGACCGACAGTGCGCTTGTGGAGTGTCGGCGTGCCGAGAGGCTGGCTCATAAACTTGAAGATAGCGACATTGAATTCAAAATGCGGCTCGAGCGCATTCAGCAGATGCCTTTGGTAGGATTCAGCCATGGCGCTATAGCGGAGTTTGAGTCATTTACTCTGGATAGCCTGTCGAATATACATCAGGCAATGGCTCTGTGGGCTGGGCGGCAGATGTACAGTTATATTGCAGCTCAGTTTCCTAATTTCCCTGATGAACAGAATCGTTGGAATAATAAGGCTACGGAACTGCAGGAACGTTTGGTTGGCATGCTTGAGCCGGATTCACCGGATATGCTGCTTAATGCCGGCGAATGCGAGTTTATGAAAGGAAATGATGCAAGGGCATATGCCATTCTTACGGAATTGCTTGAACGCATTGATATTAACTCAAATATGGCGGCTCGCGTAGCATCGCTTGTCGGACAGATTTCCTCTCGGCAGGGTCGTGTTGATGAGAGTATTCATTATCTTGCTCTTTCTGCAATCGCCGATGTGAGGTCAGCGACCCGTGAGGTCACATCTTTGCAGCAGCTTGGAATCGCCATGTACGACAAAGGGGAGATTGAGCGAGCCGACTATTATTTGCAGGAGGCTTTGGCCAGTGCTGTAGAGTGTCACGCGGCGATGCGTATGCTACAGACATCTGAAGCTATTCCTGTTATTTCCGCTGCCGGAAGGGATGCCGACAGTCGCAATCGTATCCGGCTTTATTGTGCGCTTGTACTGATGGCTTTGCTTGCCGTAGGACTGATATTGTTGATTGTTAAATTGCGGAGTGAAATGCGGCATCAGCAGGAACTCCGGAGTAATCTCGAGATTACCAATCATGCTAAGGAAGTATATATGAGTGAGTTTGTCTCCCTTTGTACGGTGTATATGAACAAACTTAATCGGTTCTGTGAGATTGCGGCTCGAAAAATTGCTACGGGTGCAACAGATGAACTGTACCGTATGACTAAGTCAGGACGTTTTGCCGAAGAGCAAAGTCGTGATTTTTATGCTACATTTGACAATGCGTTTCTGCATATATATCCCGATTTCGTCGAACGGGTAAACGAGTTGTTGCGCGACGACAGTAAGATTGAACTGGACGCCGGTGAGCGTCTGAATACCGATTTGCGTATTCTTGCATTCATCAGACTTGGTGTCGAGGACAGTCCTAAGATAGCTCAGGCGCTGAACTATTCGGTAAATACAATATATTCCTATCGTAACCGATTGCGCAATCGGGCTATTAATCGGGATACTTTCGATGAGGACATCATGAAAATTGGGTGATGCATTTCCGTGCAATAAACTTTTTCCGTTAAAACAGGGTTATATGTTAAAATATCTGCTAAGGTGGCGTTATGATAGGATTACTTTGGCAGTGTATTGAGAAGCAACATTATTAACCCCTATTATTAAAAATGAATGTCTATGAAAAGTAGCGGAACAACTTTTATCGCAGGACTTATTCTGGGCGCTCTTACAGGAGTCGTAGCAGAACGATATACACGTACAACATCACGCGGACGTCAGATTAGACGTGAGGTAAATCGTGCTATCCTTGATCTTTATGGCAGTGCGGAACAACAGCTCGGGCGTGTGAAGGAATTCACTCGTGAACATGTGCCGGCTGTTGGTAAAAAGACGGAGGTTGCTGAGTAACCCGGCGTGAATGATAATGGATTTCAATAAAACTACAGGGGGTGACATCTTTTGATGTCACCCCCTGAGTGGTTTTTTCAATATTTATGTGGGCAAATCAGCCGTTGGCTTACTCTGCTGCAGCTTCTTCTGCGGGAGTTTCCTCTGTAGCTGCCTCTGCTGCGGCTGCCTCTGCTGCGGCTGCCTCTGCTGCCTCTGCTGCCTTGGCGGCTTCAGCGGCTGCGATTTCAGCTTTCTTTTTTGCTACGGCCTCTGCCTTTGATTTGTTGACTGCTTCCTCTGCTTCCAGACGAGCCTTGAGGGCTATCTCTTTCTTGGAAGCCATGTCGGCTTTCAACGCATCTACATTTGCCTGACGCTGCTGCTTCCATGCGTCGAAACGGCGCTGGGCTTCAGCTTCATCAAATGCGCCCTTCTTTACACCACCCTGAAGGTGCTTCATCAGGAGCACGCCTTCATTGCTGAGGATGCTGCGTACGGTGTCGGTGGGCTGTGCGCCTACGTTGAGCCAATACAAAGCCCGCTCGAAGTTCAATGTTACTGTAGCAGGATTAGTGTTCGGATTATAAGAACCTATCCTTTCAATAAATCTACCATCTCGTGGTGCCCTGCTATCGGCGATTACAATAGGATAAAACGCATAGTTCTTGTGACCATGACGCTGTAATCTGATTTTGGTTGCCATTAAATTGTTGTTAATTAGTGGTTTTGTATTGTTTGCGTTTCCGATTAGCTCTGTAAACCGGAATTGCGGTGCAAAATTACTTATTTTTATTGAGATTACAAAATGATTCTGGTCATGGCTTGCAAAGTTTTTTTCTTATTGAAAAGTGGTACTATAGCTGAATTATGATTCGTTAACATGTCTTGGCGTTATCCTGCTGTTTTGCTGTACGGTTGTACGATGAAAAATTGTGGATATTGCATAAAAAAGCACAATGCGGGCATTTTTCTTCTGAAACAATTTCGCTGTTACAAAGAATAACGCTAAATTTGCGATACTTCTCTTCGGAATTTTGAAAAATATGATATGACCAAAAATTAAATAAGTTTAACTTTTAACCAACAAAGCAAATGAAAAGAGTCTATACGTTCGGCGATGGCAAGGCCGAAGGTAATGCCGAGATGAGAAACCTTCTCGGTGGCAAGGGTGCCAACCTTGCTGAGATGAATCTTCTGGGTATGCCTGTGCCTCCGGGCTTCACCATTACTACCGAAGTATGCAACGAATACACTCTCAACGGTAGTGAGTCTGTAGTAAAGCTGATACAGGAAGAAGTAGAGGCCGCTATAGCTCATGTTGAGACTCTCACAGGAAAGAAATTCAATGATCCTGCCAATCCTCTCTTGGTATCTGTACGTTCAGGTGCGCGCGCATCAATGCCCGGCATGATGGATACCGTGCTCAATCTGGGAATGAACGACGCTACTGTAGCTTCTCTTGCAGAAAAGAGCGGAAATCCCCGTTTCGCATGGGACAGCTATCGTCGTTTTGTGCAGATGTACGGTGACGTGGTTCTTGGCATGAAACCCAAAAGCAAGGCCGACATTGATCCGTTTGAGGAGATTATGGACAAGGTCAAGGCCGAAAAAGGCGTCAAACTTGACACTGAGCTGGATGTTGAAGACCTGCAGAATCTCGTGAAACTCTTCAAAGCCGCTGTAAAAGATTTTACCGGAAAAGACTTCCCCGACAGTGCATGGGAACAGCTTTGGGGTGGCATCTGCGCTGTGTTTGACAGCTGGATGAACGAACGTGCTATTCTCTATCGCCGCATGAACCAGATACCGGAAGAGTGGGGTACTGCCGTTAATGTTCAGGCCATGGTATATGGCAACATGGGCGACAATTCTGCAACAGGTGTGGCTTTCAGCCGTGATGCAGCTACAGGCGAAAACATATTTAACGGCGAGTATCTTATCAACGCACAGGGCGAGGATGTCGTTGCCGGTATCCGTACTCCTCAGCAGATTACAGTTGAGGGAAGCCGCCGTTGGGCAGCCCTTCAGGGCATCACTGAAGAAGAACGTGTGGAGAAATACCCCTCGCTCGAAGAATCGATGCCCGTATGTGCCGCTGAACTTATCGCAATCGCCAACCGCCTGGAAAACTATTACAAGGACATGCAGGATATGGAGTTCACAATCCAGGACGGTAAGCTCTGGATGCTCCAGACACGAAATGGCAAGCGTACTGGCGCTGCTATGGTCAAGATTGCCATGGATCTTCTCCGTGCCGGTGAGATTGACGAAAAGACAACACTTCTTCGCATGGAGCCTCAGAAACTTGATGAACTTCTCCACCCTGTGTTTGACAAGGCTGCCCTGAAGCGTGCCAATGTCGTTGCCAAGGGCCTCCCCGCATCTCCCGGTGCAGCTGCCGGCCAGATTGTATTCTCTGCCGAAGAGGCTGAGGCATGGTCGGAAAAGAAGAAGAAAGTGGTTCTGGTTCGTATCGAGACCTCACCTGAAGACCTCCGCGGTATGGCTGTGGCTCAGGGTATCCTTACCATGCGTGGCGGTATGACCTCTCATGCAGCCGTTGTTGCCCGTGGCATGGGTAAATGCTGTGTCAGTGGTGCCGGCGAAATCAAGGTCGACTATAAGGCCAAGACTGTCGAAATGGGTGGAAAAGTATACAATGAGGGCGATTGGATTTCTCTCAATGGTTCTACCGGTGAAGTTTATGATGGACAGGTGCCCACTGCCGAGCCTGAACTTGGCGGCGACTTCGGCGCAATTATGAATCTCGCTGCAAAGTACACCAAGACCCTTGTGCGCACTAATGCAGATACACCCCGCGACGCTAAGCAGGCACGTCATTTTGGCGCTCAGGGTATCGGTCTCTGTCGTACCGAGCATATGTTCTTCGAAGGCGACCGCATCAAGGCTGTACGCGAAATGATTCTCGCCAGCGATGTTGAGGGTCGTCGTCATGCACTTGACAAACTCCTCCCGATGCAGCGCTCTGACTTCGAAGGAATCTTCGAAGCCATGGACGGTTTCGGCGTTACCATCCGTCTGCTTGATCCCCCGCTGCATGAGTTTGTACCTCATCAGACTGCTACTCAGAAAGAGCTCGCCAACGAGATGGGACTTACCCTTGAGGAGGTTAAAGCTAAGGTTGACAGTCTTGAGGAGTTCAACCCCATGCTCGGACACCGTGGATGTCGCCTCGGTATCACATATCCCGAAATTACCGAAATGCAGACCCGTGCTATCATTGAGGCTGCTCTCAATATGAAAGCCCGTGGTATAAAGGTATTCCCCGAAATCATGATACCGCTGGTTGGTACTCTTAAGGAAATCCAGAATCAGGCTGATGTCATCAACATTACCGCATCCAAGGTATTCGAGGAACGTGGAGAAAGCGTTGCTTACAAGGTCGGTACTATGATTGAAGTACCCCGTGCGGCCCTTACCGCTGATCAGATTGCTACCGTAGCCGACTTCTTCTCGTTCGGCACTAACGACCTTACTCAGATGACATTCGGTTACTCTCGTGATGATGCTCCCAAGTTCCTTAAGTTCTACAAAGAACATGGCATTATCAAGACCGATCCTTTCGAAGTCCTTGACCAGGAGGGTGTTGGTCAGCTCGTACGCATGGGTGTAGAGAAAGGCCGTGCTACCAAGCCTGAACTTAAGGTAGGTATCTGTGGCGAGCATGGTGGCGAGCCCAGCTCCGTTAAGTTCTGTGCCAAGCTCGGCATGAACTACGTCAGCTGTTCTCCCTACCGCGTGCCTATCGCCCGCGTAGCTGCGGCGCAGGCCGCCATCGAGGATTAATCCTTAGTAACTGAAACCAAACAATTAGGTCGTAACACCTTGCTTTGCAGGGGTTACGGCCTAATTTACTCTTAGACCTCCCGCTCATTCCGACACGCTTTCCGAGCAGTATGAACGGAAATGTTTAGAAATTGCTTAGACTTTTTATCCCCTCTGCTTAGAGCGTGTTTAGAGCGATGTTTAGAGCGTTTAATCAGCCGTAAATCTCTGATTAATAAAAAAAAGCCCACAGGCATCAAATATTAATCATATATCAAACAAGAGAGTTATGGCAACCCTAAGACCATGCGTTCAGAAGCAACGCTCGGACGGCTACTATCCCGTCTACATCCGGGTCATACAAAACAGAAAACCCGGGTATATCAAAACCGACAAACTAGTCGCACCCTCCTCGGTGACCAAGACCAAGGAAATTCGCGACAACGAAGTACTACGCTACTGTACTCAGCTCATCTCCGACTATACACGTCGTCTCAATCTTCAGGATACGTCTATCTGGACTGTTCAGGAAGTTGTGTCATTCCTACAGACGAAAGAGAGCGATGCGAGTTTCACAGACTACGCGAAGCTCCACATCAACCGAATGATCAATTCAGGTCACGAGCGCAACGCCAAGAACTACAAGATGGCTGTGCAGAGTCTGGAGCGATACCTTGGCACTAACCAAATAATGTTCTCCTTCCTTTCATCCTCCGTTCTTCAAAGGTGGATAAAGACGCTCATGACCAAGGCGCGTTGTAAGGAGATGTATCCTGTCTGCATACGTCAGATATTCAAGGCAGCGATTCTTGAACTGAACGATGAGGAGAAAGGGATAATCCGTATCAAGTTCAATCCATGGCTGAAAGTCTCCATTCCAAAGGCTGACAAGGCTGAACAAAAGGCTATCAGTGCCGAGGAATGTCGAGAGTCCTTCAACCGTCCTCTGCCAAAATCAAAAATGCTCTCCCCTCTGCCGGAGTTCGGACGTGACGTGGCGAAACTTGTACTTTGCCTCGGCGGCATCAACACAGTTGATCTCTACAACATGAAGAAGGTCGACTACTACAACGGCATCCTTCATTACAAGCGAGCAAAGACCCGCCACAGTCGTTCCGACGAGGCGTATATGGAAATGCGCGTCGAACCGTTCATCCAGCCTATATTCGACAAGTATCTCGCCGAAGAAGATGACGAATATCTCTTCATCTTTCATCAGCGATACTGCGACTCCGACAGCTTGTATCTAACATTTGAAAAGGGACCCGGATAGCATTTGAAAAGGGGACCACCCGGGATGGGGATGCAAAGATAATTATATTTGTTGAGTCATCATTTCCTGAGTTTCTTTCATGCGGTATGATTTGCCTGTCATGTTAAGCAGTATAGCCTTGTGGGTCAGGCGGTCTACCATTGCGGTGACCAGTACTTTGTCGTCAATAATCTCGTTCCAGCGGTTGAAGGCGAGATTGGTTGTGACGACGGTCGTCTTCTTGTCGGTGCGGAGGGAGAGATGGTTAAAGAGCATCTCTGCGCCGGCCTTGTCGCAGGAGACGTATCCGAACTCATCACAGATGACCATGTCGTATCTCTCGAACTTGTTTTCCAGCGACCGGAGTGTCAAAGCGTTGCGGCACTCGCGTATCTGCGTGAGCAGTCTTGGCACGGATGTGAACAGCACCGAGTGTCCGGCATTACATGCGGCGATACCGAGAGCTGTCGCCAGATGAGTCTTGCCTGTTCCGGGATTGCCGTATAGAATGAGGTTGCGTCCGTTTTTGATGAAGTCGAGTGTCTCGAGTGTCGGGAGCGCTTTCCGGGCATCGGCGGGCAGAGCGTCGGTGTCGATTTCGTTAAGATAGCGAAGTTGCGGGAACCCTGCGTTTTTGATGCGGTGACGGCGCTGGTTTTCAGAGCGGTTCTCTTTTTCGCGCCGGAGCAGTTCGG containing:
- the istB gene encoding IS21-like element helper ATPase IstB, which gives rise to MTDIHETDRDGLRELIRSCAFDLKLPLVRRDIDLLIQQSADEQWNLWRFTAELLRREKENRSENQRRHRIKNAGFPQLRYLNEIDTDALPADARKALPTLETLDFIKNGRNLILYGNPGTGKTHLATALGIAACNAGHSVLFTSVPRLLTQIRECRNALTLRSLENKFERYDMVICDEFGYVSCDKAGAEMLFNHLSLRTDKKTTVVTTNLAFNRWNEIIDDKVLVTAMVDRLTHKAILLNMTGKSYRMKETQEMMTQQI
- the ppdK gene encoding pyruvate, phosphate dikinase, which gives rise to MKRVYTFGDGKAEGNAEMRNLLGGKGANLAEMNLLGMPVPPGFTITTEVCNEYTLNGSESVVKLIQEEVEAAIAHVETLTGKKFNDPANPLLVSVRSGARASMPGMMDTVLNLGMNDATVASLAEKSGNPRFAWDSYRRFVQMYGDVVLGMKPKSKADIDPFEEIMDKVKAEKGVKLDTELDVEDLQNLVKLFKAAVKDFTGKDFPDSAWEQLWGGICAVFDSWMNERAILYRRMNQIPEEWGTAVNVQAMVYGNMGDNSATGVAFSRDAATGENIFNGEYLINAQGEDVVAGIRTPQQITVEGSRRWAALQGITEEERVEKYPSLEESMPVCAAELIAIANRLENYYKDMQDMEFTIQDGKLWMLQTRNGKRTGAAMVKIAMDLLRAGEIDEKTTLLRMEPQKLDELLHPVFDKAALKRANVVAKGLPASPGAAAGQIVFSAEEAEAWSEKKKKVVLVRIETSPEDLRGMAVAQGILTMRGGMTSHAAVVARGMGKCCVSGAGEIKVDYKAKTVEMGGKVYNEGDWISLNGSTGEVYDGQVPTAEPELGGDFGAIMNLAAKYTKTLVRTNADTPRDAKQARHFGAQGIGLCRTEHMFFEGDRIKAVREMILASDVEGRRHALDKLLPMQRSDFEGIFEAMDGFGVTIRLLDPPLHEFVPHQTATQKELANEMGLTLEEVKAKVDSLEEFNPMLGHRGCRLGITYPEITEMQTRAIIEAALNMKARGIKVFPEIMIPLVGTLKEIQNQADVINITASKVFEERGESVAYKVGTMIEVPRAALTADQIATVADFFSFGTNDLTQMTFGYSRDDAPKFLKFYKEHGIIKTDPFEVLDQEGVGQLVRMGVEKGRATKPELKVGICGEHGGEPSSVKFCAKLGMNYVSCSPYRVPIARVAAAQAAIED
- a CDS encoding helix-turn-helix domain-containing protein — its product is MEIKTIDHIPAGSPIAGNIDNIAIFSDVSKIKGLRFPLRIDFFLSILCEHGSLTINYDNRSHTLTANSLIVMRPGHVFHSYTPSPDFSGHAIMVSTRFFGETIPGLTQILPSLTHFHDHPVISLTSSDVAQQIEIRNLIQRRAYGITNNGFRTDIVRSLLEALFFETLSLYSSHMGDRTPSSMRRKDALLFGFIQLVEENFHAERSVAYYAERLFVSPKHLSAMIKEASGRTAGDWIDSYVVMEAKKLLRNTGMTIQEISTRLNFANQSFFGKYFKHLTGVSPRQYRSYPNDK
- a CDS encoding YtxH domain-containing protein codes for the protein MKSSGTTFIAGLILGALTGVVAERYTRTTSRGRQIRREVNRAILDLYGSAEQQLGRVKEFTREHVPAVGKKTEVAE
- a CDS encoding 30S ribosomal protein S16; translated protein: MATKIRLQRHGHKNYAFYPIVIADSRAPRDGRFIERIGSYNPNTNPATVTLNFERALYWLNVGAQPTDTVRSILSNEGVLLMKHLQGGVKKGAFDEAEAQRRFDAWKQQRQANVDALKADMASKKEIALKARLEAEEAVNKSKAEAVAKKKAEIAAAEAAKAAEAAEAAAAEAAAAEAATEETPAEEAAAE
- the creD gene encoding cell envelope integrity protein CreD, whose translation is MNQNPPPGGTPPPIPRPPHHPSSTSIPPQFVPAHTGTAPRQSISLKILFIVLLSLLLLIPDMIIYSLNDERADRQKETTQEISKSWSGPQLLSGPIISIPYITKNNRNKDSIGGTIRLLPATLNACADIKSQTLSRSIYETTVYNADVTLNGEFDMHALKTTGIPVDRMLFSKAYVTVGIGDLKGVETINPIKIGQTEYTLDGTSDEDVYVNVTFNNNTDYTKFSQTEYEVEVVDIDDYTSSTSGCMQASISIDSTASATIPYSIIMHIRGSQSLGVTPIGAESTISMAGICKSPSFSGMVIPTERNIEADSFSAKWIVNSINRDYPQSFIGDKPYKISRSAVVTNMLVPVDRYQKTSRAMKYAIIVVLLTFISVLFAEIIVKHPINMFQYLLIGLALILFYSLLLSLSEHMQFGLSYLIAAIMTIGLISIYMLGVVQSRRVSITIGIVLSIIYTFIYVLLCLETYALLTGSIGLFIALATIMYASLKINNKGYRLQ
- a CDS encoding DUF6377 domain-containing protein, whose amino-acid sequence is MHAYITIYVFFLMALSAVSCKPEHSRGFAYDSSSDYERLLVRLDKELVNRDAYVSARNARIDSLRMVRETASSGDSLMLTVEIANLYRGFLTDSALVECRRAERLAHKLEDSDIEFKMRLERIQQMPLVGFSHGAIAEFESFTLDSLSNIHQAMALWAGRQMYSYIAAQFPNFPDEQNRWNNKATELQERLVGMLEPDSPDMLLNAGECEFMKGNDARAYAILTELLERIDINSNMAARVASLVGQISSRQGRVDESIHYLALSAIADVRSATREVTSLQQLGIAMYDKGEIERADYYLQEALASAVECHAAMRMLQTSEAIPVISAAGRDADSRNRIRLYCALVLMALLAVGLILLIVKLRSEMRHQQELRSNLEITNHAKEVYMSEFVSLCTVYMNKLNRFCEIAARKIATGATDELYRMTKSGRFAEEQSRDFYATFDNAFLHIYPDFVERVNELLRDDSKIELDAGERLNTDLRILAFIRLGVEDSPKIAQALNYSVNTIYSYRNRLRNRAINRDTFDEDIMKIG